One window of Quercus robur chromosome 5, dhQueRobu3.1, whole genome shotgun sequence genomic DNA carries:
- the LOC126725910 gene encoding uncharacterized protein LOC126725910 yields the protein MASKLLLLVVFVFDLIAFALAVAAEQRRAKAHIAQDATQSYCVYDSDIATGFGVGSFLLLMASQVLIMVASRCLCCGRALRPRGSRAWSICLFITCWVTFFIAEVCLLAGSVRNAYHTKYRTYMIQTPPSCEILRKGVFGAGAAFVIFTGIVSELYYVAYSKSNEDQLPYARDTGVRMGNL from the exons ATGGCTTCCAAGCTGTTACTCCTCGTGGTGTTCGTGTTCGATTTGATAGCTTTTGCTCTTGCTGTTGCTGCTGAACAGAGAAGGGCcaaa GCCCATATAGCACAAGATGCAACTCAAAGCTATTGTGTTTATGATTCTGACATCGCAACCGGCTTCGGTGTGGGCTCATTCTTGCTCCTAATGGCTAGTCAAGTCCTGATAATGGTGGCAAGTCGTTGCCTGTGCTGTGGAAGAGCTTTGAGACCAAGAGGTTCAAGGGCATGGTCAATTTGCTTATTTATCACCTGCTG GGTCACATTTTTTATTGCTGAGGTGTGTTTGCTAGCCGGTTCAGTGAGGAATGCCTACCACACCAAATACAGGACTTACATGATACAAACTCCCCCTTCATGCGAGATATTAAGAAAGGGGGTCTTTGGGGCTGGGGCTGCATTCGTGATCTTTACAGGAATAGTCTCCGAGCTTTATTATGTTGCCTATTCCAAGTCTAACGAAGATCAACTTCCCTATGCCAGAGACACTGGAGTGAGGATGGGGAACCTATAG